The Metabacillus litoralis genome contains a region encoding:
- a CDS encoding ABC transporter permease, with product MEQRTSLDQQGYIHRDLLDKKDFSLKRFFLQWEWMLVIILFAVMIINSNLSPYFLNYASLRDGTMIFLDKAFIVFPMAMIMILRDIDISVGSTVALSSVVMATMYNSLGVPMELAVVICLAVGALCGFINGLLIVKFKELSAVIVTLGTMILYRGIAYVILEDQSSGTFPEWFGFFGWGYVFGIPFILILFIIMAILFGILLHKTTFGRQIFAMGKNPTASRFSGVKVDRMKMIVFTLAGLMAGLTALFLASRMGSTRPNVANMYELDVIAMAALGGISTAGGKGKIIGTVIAVFIIGYLQYGLGLINIPAQTLLIVVGALLILAVAVPKIKLPSFMKRK from the coding sequence ATGGAACAAAGAACATCACTTGATCAGCAAGGTTATATACATCGAGATCTTCTTGATAAAAAAGACTTTAGCCTTAAGAGATTTTTCTTACAATGGGAATGGATGTTAGTCATCATTTTATTCGCAGTTATGATTATCAACTCAAATCTATCACCGTATTTTTTGAATTATGCTAGTTTACGAGACGGCACAATGATTTTTCTAGACAAAGCGTTTATTGTTTTTCCGATGGCAATGATTATGATTTTGCGTGATATTGACATCTCTGTTGGTTCAACGGTTGCCCTGTCATCTGTTGTGATGGCAACAATGTATAACAGCTTAGGAGTACCTATGGAACTTGCTGTAGTCATCTGTTTAGCGGTGGGTGCGCTATGTGGATTCATAAATGGTCTATTAATTGTGAAATTTAAAGAGTTATCTGCTGTAATTGTTACCTTAGGAACAATGATCTTGTATCGTGGAATCGCTTACGTGATATTGGAAGATCAATCATCAGGTACTTTTCCAGAATGGTTTGGATTTTTTGGCTGGGGCTATGTTTTCGGAATTCCATTTATTTTAATCTTGTTTATCATCATGGCTATCCTGTTTGGAATTCTTCTTCATAAAACAACGTTTGGCCGACAAATCTTTGCAATGGGTAAAAACCCAACGGCAAGCAGATTCTCTGGTGTCAAAGTTGACCGAATGAAAATGATTGTATTTACACTGGCAGGTCTTATGGCTGGATTAACAGCATTATTTTTAGCTTCAAGAATGGGAAGTACGAGACCTAATGTAGCAAACATGTATGAACTGGATGTTATTGCTATGGCTGCATTAGGTGGTATTAGTACAGCAGGTGGAAAGGGGAAAATAATTGGTACTGTTATTGCGGTATTTATTATTGGATACCTTCAATACGGACTAGGGCTTATTAATATCCCTGCTCAAACATTATTAATTGTTGTTGGAGCGTTGCTTATCTTAGCTGTGGCCGTTCCAAAAATTAAGTTACCAAGCTTTATGAAAAGAAAATAA
- a CDS encoding sugar ABC transporter ATP-binding protein, translated as MSDYVLELNGITKEFPGVKALDNVHFKLKAGEIHALMGENGAGKSTFIKVITGVHAPNEGDMFLNGEKVSFTNPKDAQKKGIAAIYQHVTNYPDLSVTENIFMGHEKIQKGTKRLLWKEMHKEARAILQDLGSSIDPKSEMGSLSVAQQQIVEIAKAISTNAKIIIMDEPTAALTARESEELYKITERLRDQGASIIFISHRFEDMYRLASQVTVFRDSKYIGSWGVNEITNDQLIVAMVGREITQVYPTKKNKIGEKLLEVRNLGKMGYYADISFTLHKGEILGLTGLVGAGRTEVCQSLFGITSYDRGEVYLKGQQISIKNPKSAMNLGIGYLPEDRQLQGLVLDWGIGRNITLPALKELSNKGWLNEKKESTLAKKLAEKVHVKATSIFDLVSSLSGGNQQKVAVAKLLTADLDIIILDEPTKGVDVGAKSAIYDIINDLAAQGYGIIMISSEMPEILGMSDRIVVMREGRITKVLDKKDATQEVILEAAMSEGKEKEVG; from the coding sequence ATGTCTGACTATGTTCTTGAGCTAAATGGAATTACAAAGGAGTTTCCTGGTGTAAAGGCACTTGATAATGTCCATTTTAAGCTCAAAGCAGGAGAAATACATGCCCTAATGGGGGAAAATGGTGCTGGTAAATCAACATTTATTAAAGTCATCACAGGTGTTCACGCACCTAACGAAGGAGATATGTTCTTAAATGGCGAAAAGGTGTCATTTACAAATCCAAAGGATGCACAGAAAAAGGGAATTGCCGCCATTTATCAACATGTAACTAATTATCCGGATTTGAGTGTAACAGAAAATATTTTTATGGGACACGAAAAGATTCAAAAAGGAACGAAGCGCCTGCTTTGGAAAGAAATGCATAAAGAGGCTCGAGCTATTTTACAAGATTTAGGTTCTTCAATTGATCCAAAATCTGAAATGGGTTCACTTAGTGTGGCGCAGCAGCAAATTGTTGAGATTGCAAAAGCGATTTCTACAAATGCAAAAATTATCATTATGGATGAACCGACAGCTGCTTTAACAGCAAGGGAAAGCGAAGAGTTATATAAAATTACGGAGCGGTTAAGAGACCAAGGAGCATCGATCATCTTTATCTCACATCGTTTTGAAGATATGTATCGTCTGGCAAGTCAAGTGACTGTTTTTCGAGATTCTAAATATATCGGTTCTTGGGGAGTTAACGAAATCACCAATGATCAACTCATTGTAGCTATGGTTGGACGTGAAATTACTCAAGTTTATCCAACAAAGAAAAACAAAATCGGTGAAAAACTACTTGAAGTGAGAAACTTAGGGAAAATGGGCTATTATGCAGATATTTCCTTTACCCTTCACAAAGGAGAAATTCTTGGCTTAACAGGCTTAGTTGGAGCTGGGCGTACTGAGGTTTGTCAATCATTGTTTGGCATTACAAGCTATGACCGTGGAGAAGTCTATTTAAAAGGTCAACAGATTTCGATTAAAAACCCTAAGAGTGCCATGAATTTAGGTATTGGTTATTTACCAGAAGATCGTCAATTACAGGGTCTTGTCTTGGATTGGGGAATTGGAAGAAATATTACTTTGCCTGCTTTGAAGGAACTTTCAAATAAAGGTTGGTTGAATGAAAAGAAAGAATCAACACTTGCAAAAAAATTGGCTGAAAAAGTACATGTAAAAGCAACAAGTATTTTTGACTTAGTAAGCTCTTTGTCAGGAGGAAATCAACAAAAGGTAGCTGTAGCAAAACTACTTACAGCTGACTTAGACATCATTATTCTCGATGAACCAACAAAAGGTGTTGATGTTGGAGCAAAATCAGCGATCTATGACATTATTAATGATTTAGCAGCTCAAGGCTACGGGATTATTATGATTTCATCTGAGATGCCGGAAATATTAGGGATGAGTGACAGAATTGTTGTTATGAGAGAAGGAAGAATAACGAAAGTATTAGACAAAAAGGATGCCACACAAGAGGTCATCTTAGAAGCGGCAATGAGCGAAGGGAAAGAAAAAGAAGTTGGTTAA
- a CDS encoding ABC transporter permease has translation MPENVIQDSTSIQPHAEKTSKLANIYKFRELGLLAFIIILSIAVQLRNSSFLSGENINDMMTNTAILSILALGMMLVLVTRGIDLSIGSTIALSGMIAAQTVSTYQSLHPFLVILLGIVIGMVCGAINGVLIAKIGLLPIIATLAMMNIFRGITFKISGGEWISSYQMPESFVSIATGTTFGINNLIFIAIVIYLLFFYIINHTRTGRQIYAVGSNPDSAKVSGIKEDRILLLVYTIMGGFAGLSGVLWVSKFASAQGDTASGYELTVIAACILGGVSIAGGSGKISGIILGSILLGILNNALPLLNVSPFWQTGIQGLIILVAVIINTLVKRGVDRNNLMRRKI, from the coding sequence ATGCCTGAAAATGTCATACAAGACTCAACAAGTATACAGCCGCATGCAGAAAAGACGTCGAAGCTAGCAAACATATATAAATTCAGGGAACTTGGTTTACTTGCTTTCATTATAATCCTATCAATAGCTGTTCAGCTACGAAACTCCAGTTTTCTAAGTGGAGAGAATATTAATGACATGATGACAAATACAGCCATTCTTAGTATTTTAGCACTCGGAATGATGCTTGTACTTGTAACGAGAGGTATTGATTTATCAATTGGATCAACGATAGCACTTTCTGGAATGATTGCTGCTCAGACAGTGAGTACGTATCAAAGTTTACATCCTTTTCTTGTTATTTTGTTAGGAATTGTCATTGGGATGGTATGTGGAGCTATCAATGGGGTGTTAATTGCGAAAATCGGATTACTCCCGATCATTGCTACATTGGCGATGATGAATATTTTTAGAGGAATCACATTTAAAATTAGCGGGGGAGAATGGATTAGTTCTTACCAAATGCCAGAAAGCTTTGTCTCTATTGCAACAGGTACAACATTTGGTATTAATAATTTAATTTTTATAGCTATCGTTATTTACCTTTTATTCTTTTATATCATTAACCACACAAGAACAGGACGACAAATTTATGCAGTTGGTAGTAACCCTGATTCAGCAAAAGTAAGCGGTATAAAGGAAGATCGAATATTATTACTTGTTTATACCATTATGGGTGGATTTGCAGGACTTTCAGGTGTGCTTTGGGTTTCAAAATTTGCATCTGCACAAGGTGATACAGCATCCGGTTACGAGCTAACGGTTATTGCGGCTTGTATCCTTGGTGGAGTTAGTATTGCTGGGGGATCAGGAAAGATTTCTGGAATTATTCTAGGATCCATTCTTTTAGGAATCTTAAATAATGCATTGCCATTATTAAATGTATCACCATTTTGGCAAACAGGTATTCAAGGTCTCATCATCCTCGTTGCTGTTATCATAAACACCCTAGTTAAAAGAGGTGTTGATCGAAATAATCTGATGAGGAGGAAAATATAA
- a CDS encoding response regulator, producing the protein MPRSIKTILVDDEARLRRGVERLVKAQGEDWEIVGSFSSGDECLKLVQEQNLHFDLLITDVKMPGIDGLTLIKELKQIASFHAMVISGFDDFQFLQTAIREGASDYLIKPIDRDDFNKQLEKIKNKIVSNWHDSQYLEEVQLKASQLTHVKQLQLLSEMTWKQDLSQLEWTKDFPNGQYLLMYISMDNLSSKSKLFQKEDWKAWSFALDNICEEMTENLSSSFNIIWRWKGEDLSFWMLLHGQDSIQEESFVRETIQFADKVKQNIKKYTPFTCSIAVSRKINDLTLLASLKEELLTYIQFRLLLGHNQVITSATIEECKSNKKGSNSKEIENRINKILLSLDSKDQSKINHEISNFLNMFQTLSSPEEIEQSLQVFGIRMINYIMKHSQENDEIPLLDELFGLIKKTGNLLELRNEVYHWIKKVLGIIIRNNEVQHVEHIDVAKKWIIKHLEQNITIQKIASQVYMNPTYFCEYFKNQTGETVLDFVTRARIEKARDLLVNTNLKIYDISEKVGYSDTKYFSKLFKKHYGETPSKYKEKVFLDQS; encoded by the coding sequence TTGCCTAGAAGTATTAAAACAATACTTGTTGATGATGAAGCCCGACTTAGACGTGGCGTTGAAAGATTGGTTAAAGCTCAAGGTGAAGATTGGGAGATAGTTGGAAGCTTTAGCAGTGGTGACGAGTGCTTGAAGCTTGTTCAAGAGCAAAACCTTCACTTTGATTTGTTAATAACTGATGTAAAGATGCCTGGGATTGATGGGTTAACTCTAATTAAAGAGCTAAAGCAAATAGCCTCCTTTCATGCTATGGTCATTAGCGGTTTTGATGATTTTCAATTTCTTCAAACAGCCATTCGGGAAGGGGCAAGTGATTATCTAATTAAACCAATTGATCGCGATGATTTTAACAAACAATTAGAAAAGATAAAAAACAAAATTGTTTCCAACTGGCATGACTCACAGTATCTAGAGGAAGTACAGCTTAAAGCATCACAACTAACTCATGTGAAGCAATTGCAGTTATTAAGTGAAATGACCTGGAAGCAGGACTTGTCTCAACTTGAATGGACAAAGGATTTTCCGAATGGGCAATACCTGCTAATGTATATAAGCATGGATAATCTATCAAGTAAGTCAAAGTTATTTCAAAAGGAAGATTGGAAAGCGTGGAGCTTTGCCTTAGATAATATTTGTGAAGAAATGACAGAGAACTTAAGTTCTTCTTTTAATATTATATGGAGATGGAAGGGAGAAGATTTATCCTTTTGGATGCTCCTACATGGTCAAGATTCTATCCAAGAAGAATCCTTTGTGCGTGAGACAATTCAGTTTGCGGATAAGGTAAAACAAAATATTAAGAAGTACACGCCATTTACATGTTCAATTGCAGTTAGTAGAAAAATAAATGATCTCACATTACTGGCCAGTTTGAAGGAAGAATTGCTTACTTATATTCAATTTCGTTTGCTTCTTGGGCATAACCAGGTCATTACAAGTGCGACCATTGAAGAGTGTAAAAGTAATAAAAAGGGATCTAATAGTAAAGAAATTGAAAATAGGATAAATAAAATCCTTTTATCGTTGGATAGTAAAGACCAAAGCAAAATAAACCACGAAATTTCCAATTTCTTAAATATGTTTCAAACACTAAGCTCTCCTGAAGAAATTGAGCAATCACTACAAGTGTTTGGAATCCGAATGATCAATTATATTATGAAGCATTCTCAAGAAAACGATGAAATACCTTTGCTGGATGAGTTGTTCGGGTTAATTAAGAAAACCGGGAACCTTCTAGAGTTAAGAAATGAAGTGTACCATTGGATTAAAAAGGTTCTTGGTATTATCATACGGAATAATGAAGTACAACATGTTGAACACATTGATGTAGCAAAAAAATGGATTATAAAACATCTAGAACAGAACATCACGATCCAAAAAATTGCAAGTCAAGTCTATATGAATCCAACGTATTTTTGTGAATACTTTAAAAATCAAACCGGGGAAACGGTACTAGACTTTGTAACAAGAGCACGAATTGAAAAAGCACGAGATCTTCTAGTAAACACAAACCTTAAAATTTATGATATTTCAGAGAAAGTTGGATATTCAGACACGAAATATTTTAGTAAGCTATTTAAAAAGCATTACGGTGAAACACCATCAAAATATAAAGAGAAGGTCTTTTTGGACCAAAGCTGA
- a CDS encoding L-rhamnose mutarotase: MKNSNKFAWTWKIKEEDLEEYVELHLNPWSEMMEEHSKAGIKNYSIFQNGNQFFYCFECDDVEAAFEYIAQSEVCNKWNAITSQMVEGSFDFNEAEPIKPMREVFYLK; this comes from the coding sequence ATGAAGAACAGTAATAAGTTTGCATGGACTTGGAAAATCAAAGAAGAAGACCTAGAAGAGTATGTAGAACTACATCTTAATCCTTGGTCTGAAATGATGGAGGAGCATAGTAAGGCAGGTATTAAAAATTATTCCATCTTTCAAAATGGTAATCAATTTTTCTACTGTTTTGAATGTGATGATGTAGAGGCTGCTTTTGAATATATCGCTCAAAGTGAAGTATGTAACAAGTGGAATGCCATTACATCACAAATGGTGGAAGGTTCTTTTGATTTTAATGAGGCAGAACCAATTAAACCGATGAGGGAAGTGTTTTATTTAAAGTAG
- a CDS encoding autoinducer 2 ABC transporter substrate-binding protein: MVKKLFSFQVLLLLFVSGCNFGAANKNEYKVLYTNEPSQQDDEKQQPSDYTVAIIPKVINIPYFNAVEEGAMEAGKDLGVKVIYKGPTIADSEHQIKIIDELIQNEEVDVIAVSANDPEKLVPVLKKAQNHQIKVITWDADTMPEARDFFINMVNPETLGRHLMDTLAWNVDEQGEFAIMTGANSASNLNEWLKWIKQHQKEYYPNMKLVEIAATDDDPNKAYLIAKQLIKDYPNLKGIIGNSSVGPPAAAQAVKETGKAGSIAVVGLSPPNPMNEYLKDGSAQIITLWSPKKLGYLTVALSKNIVTGSYPYDNQEIPGVGKIRRIDDVVIMGEPIDFTKENVDQYDF; the protein is encoded by the coding sequence ATGGTTAAAAAGCTTTTTTCCTTTCAAGTTTTATTGTTGTTATTTGTAAGCGGTTGCAACTTTGGTGCGGCTAACAAAAATGAATATAAGGTTTTGTATACAAATGAACCATCACAACAGGACGATGAAAAGCAGCAGCCTTCTGATTATACAGTTGCCATTATACCAAAAGTCATAAATATACCATATTTTAATGCGGTTGAAGAAGGAGCAATGGAGGCAGGGAAGGACTTAGGAGTAAAGGTCATTTATAAAGGTCCAACCATCGCAGATTCCGAGCATCAAATAAAAATCATTGATGAACTTATACAAAATGAGGAAGTAGATGTTATTGCTGTATCTGCTAATGATCCAGAAAAGCTAGTTCCTGTCTTAAAAAAAGCACAAAATCATCAAATTAAGGTCATTACATGGGATGCAGATACGATGCCGGAAGCAAGAGATTTTTTCATCAATATGGTTAATCCTGAAACTTTAGGAAGACATTTAATGGATACACTCGCATGGAATGTGGATGAACAAGGGGAATTTGCAATAATGACAGGAGCAAATTCAGCCTCAAATCTTAATGAATGGTTGAAGTGGATTAAGCAGCATCAAAAAGAATACTATCCTAATATGAAATTAGTGGAAATTGCTGCTACAGATGATGACCCTAATAAGGCATACTTAATCGCTAAGCAGCTGATAAAAGATTATCCTAACCTAAAAGGAATTATTGGCAACTCATCGGTTGGACCGCCGGCTGCGGCACAAGCAGTAAAAGAGACCGGAAAAGCGGGTTCAATAGCGGTAGTAGGTTTGTCGCCTCCAAATCCAATGAACGAATATTTAAAAGATGGCTCTGCTCAAATTATTACATTATGGAGCCCGAAAAAGCTAGGTTATTTAACAGTTGCACTTAGTAAGAACATTGTAACGGGTTCTTATCCTTATGATAATCAGGAGATTCCTGGTGTTGGAAAAATTAGAAGAATTGACGATGTTGTCATAATGGGAGAACCAATCGATTTTACAAAGGAAAATGTTGATCAATATGATTTTTAA
- the rhaS gene encoding rhamnose ABC transporter substrate-binding protein, translated as MDGFKAAVEELGGEVILRSPDQPTAEGQIQIIEQLITQKVAAIAIAGNDQDALEPVLKKAMDQGIKVLSVDSAVNANSRHIHVNQANPERIGRIQIEAVSEMIGGEGQIAILSATSQATNQNLWIEWMKKELEKPEYSKMELVKVAYGDDLRDKSVSETEALLKSYPDLKAIIAPTTVGIAAAGKVLTDKGLQGKVKLTGLGLPSEMVSYIESGVSPWMYLWNPIDVGEVAGYTAHALVEGTIKGEVGESFEAGDQGSQEVVEDGEGTQIMLGDPFKFDAENIAEWKDVY; from the coding sequence ATGGATGGTTTTAAGGCTGCTGTAGAGGAGCTTGGTGGAGAAGTAATCCTACGTTCACCAGATCAGCCAACAGCTGAAGGGCAAATCCAAATTATTGAACAATTAATTACGCAAAAAGTAGCTGCAATCGCCATTGCTGGTAATGATCAAGATGCATTAGAGCCCGTATTAAAGAAAGCAATGGACCAAGGCATTAAAGTTCTTTCAGTAGACTCTGCTGTTAATGCAAACAGCCGTCATATTCATGTGAATCAAGCAAACCCAGAGAGAATTGGTCGTATTCAAATTGAAGCAGTAAGTGAAATGATTGGTGGAGAAGGACAGATTGCCATTTTAAGTGCAACATCACAAGCAACAAATCAAAACCTTTGGATTGAATGGATGAAAAAAGAACTTGAAAAGCCTGAGTATAGCAAAATGGAGTTAGTAAAAGTCGCTTATGGAGATGACTTAAGAGATAAAAGTGTGTCTGAAACTGAAGCTTTATTAAAGTCTTATCCTGATTTAAAAGCGATTATTGCTCCAACAACAGTTGGAATCGCTGCTGCAGGTAAAGTATTAACAGATAAAGGATTACAAGGAAAAGTGAAACTGACCGGATTAGGACTTCCAAGTGAAATGGTTAGCTATATTGAAAGCGGTGTTTCACCATGGATGTACTTATGGAATCCAATTGATGTAGGAGAAGTAGCGGGTTATACTGCACATGCATTAGTTGAAGGGACAATTAAAGGAGAAGTTGGAGAATCATTCGAAGCAGGTGATCAAGGAAGCCAGGAAGTAGTAGAAGATGGAGAAGGCACACAAATTATGCTTGGCGACCCATTTAAATTTGATGCTGAAAACATCGCTGAATGGAAAGATGTTTATTAA
- a CDS encoding cache domain-containing sensor histidine kinase: protein MIFKHLSLRNYKLMTKLMITYMILTVIPISIIGYIAYSQYTKSIEKQVGEYIPKLLEQANENIENQLNEVRQLPDALYNSSQVIEVLRKDSFQNKSTILKDEFLVNSYLSRTYINGGNSDILGVFLLSKNRLFTSTKTSFTGLGLESSSLPYGQDIELNGREEIILPYQTNLEFKGNPPFIVLMRQLRDYENQENLGTILIAIDLSFFEKALNNLKEDKNSNIWITDPDGRIIYHTNPTLIGEYDQKNESYPNINGSFKTTLLDENHLISTEGFHQYDWRVFHSIALKDLTKETDAVRYGTIIAFIIVVFLSIVISIILAWNVSNPLKKLTKLMKQVEKGNFNVDLSIHSRDEIGTLAKSFNSMITEINTLIKKNYKIELRQKNAELYALQSQINPHFMYNTLETIGYAVEEEETESVIKMVTLLGKMLRYSLNNKDKVVPISFELTHTTNYLTIQKFRFEDRISFEINENVNTNQFYIPKFIMQPIIENSIKYGLDQHETCIIIITIDKTSDNEIVIRIKDNGPGINEKVLEKLNTSLRKDPMAGRDSSFGLINVHARISMIFGEPYGLEVNSRTYEGTEVILKLPMVTEGEVLDMTGGEDIA, encoded by the coding sequence ATGATTTTTAAACATCTTAGTTTAAGAAACTATAAATTAATGACAAAGCTAATGATTACGTATATGATTCTAACCGTTATTCCAATCTCGATAATAGGTTATATCGCTTATAGCCAGTATACAAAGTCAATCGAGAAGCAAGTTGGAGAATATATCCCAAAATTATTAGAACAAGCAAATGAAAATATTGAAAATCAATTAAATGAAGTAAGACAGCTGCCGGATGCACTATATAATTCTTCTCAAGTTATAGAGGTTCTTCGTAAGGATTCTTTTCAAAATAAGTCTACTATTTTAAAAGATGAATTCTTAGTAAATAGTTATCTTTCAAGAACATATATTAATGGGGGAAACAGTGATATACTCGGTGTCTTTCTTTTATCCAAAAACAGATTATTTACGAGTACAAAAACATCGTTTACCGGATTAGGACTAGAATCTTCTTCTTTACCTTACGGACAGGATATTGAACTAAATGGGAGGGAAGAAATCATTCTTCCTTATCAAACAAATTTAGAATTTAAAGGTAATCCACCTTTCATTGTGCTGATGCGACAATTGAGAGATTATGAGAATCAGGAGAATCTCGGAACGATTCTTATTGCAATAGATTTGTCTTTTTTCGAAAAAGCTCTTAACAATTTAAAGGAAGATAAGAACTCAAACATTTGGATAACAGATCCTGATGGGAGAATTATTTACCATACAAACCCTACATTAATTGGAGAATATGATCAAAAAAATGAGAGCTATCCGAATATTAATGGAAGCTTTAAAACGACGTTATTAGATGAAAATCATTTAATAAGTACGGAGGGTTTTCACCAATATGATTGGAGAGTATTCCATAGTATCGCATTAAAAGATCTAACAAAGGAGACAGACGCGGTTCGATATGGAACAATCATTGCGTTTATAATTGTTGTTTTCTTGAGCATTGTTATTTCAATTATTCTTGCTTGGAATGTGTCAAATCCTTTAAAAAAACTAACAAAATTAATGAAGCAGGTTGAAAAAGGTAATTTTAATGTGGACCTTTCAATTCATTCAAGAGATGAGATTGGAACCCTAGCAAAAAGCTTTAATTCGATGATTACCGAAATCAACACATTGATTAAAAAGAATTACAAAATTGAACTGCGGCAGAAGAATGCAGAGCTATATGCCTTACAATCACAAATTAATCCACATTTTATGTACAATACGCTTGAAACAATTGGATATGCAGTTGAGGAAGAAGAAACAGAGTCTGTTATAAAAATGGTAACGTTATTAGGGAAAATGTTACGATATTCCCTTAATAACAAGGACAAAGTTGTTCCGATTTCATTTGAATTAACTCATACAACCAATTACTTAACGATCCAAAAATTTAGATTTGAAGATCGAATTTCGTTTGAAATTAATGAAAACGTTAATACCAATCAGTTTTATATTCCAAAATTTATTATGCAACCCATCATAGAAAATTCGATTAAATATGGTCTTGATCAACATGAGACATGCATCATTATCATCACGATTGATAAAACCTCAGATAATGAAATCGTAATAAGAATAAAAGATAATGGACCTGGAATTAATGAAAAGGTATTAGAAAAGTTGAATACTTCTCTTCGAAAAGACCCAATGGCAGGACGAGACTCTAGCTTTGGATTAATTAATGTTCATGCAAGAATCTCGATGATTTTCGGTGAACCATACGGGCTGGAAGTAAATAGTAGAACATATGAAGGAACAGAGGTTATTTTAAAATTACCGATGGTAACAGAAGGAGAAGTGCTAGACATGACGGGAGGTGAGGATATTGCCTAG
- the rhaA gene encoding L-rhamnose isomerase, translating to MSVKESYELAKKEYEKWGINVDEVLQQLQQVPISIHCWQGDDVGGFEVNKGELSGGIDVTGNYPGKARTPEELRSDLEKALSLIPGKHRVNLHAIYAETNGEAVERDRLEPKHFENWVNWAKEHGLGLDFNPTLFSHEKSADGLTLSHPDPEIREFWINHCIASRKIAEYFGKELGTPALTNVWIPDGYKDVPSDRLTPRVRLKESLDKIFEVEIDEQYNIDAVESKLFGIGSEAYVVGSHEFYMGYALKNNKLCLLDTGHYHPTEMVSNKISSMLLYSDKLALHVSRPVRWDSDHVVTLDDELKEISLEIVRNDALDKVMIGLDFFDASINRVAAWTIGTRNMIKSLLYAMLVPNNHLKQLQEEGNFTERLALMEEFKTYPFGAIWDYYCEQMGVPVKETWLEDVKKYEKEVLSQR from the coding sequence ATGTCAGTTAAAGAAAGCTATGAATTAGCAAAGAAAGAATATGAAAAATGGGGAATTAATGTTGATGAAGTGCTTCAACAACTACAACAAGTACCAATCTCAATTCATTGCTGGCAGGGCGATGATGTTGGTGGCTTTGAAGTAAACAAAGGGGAGTTATCTGGAGGAATTGACGTTACAGGAAATTACCCTGGCAAAGCTAGAACACCTGAAGAATTAAGAAGTGACTTAGAAAAGGCTTTATCATTAATTCCAGGAAAACACCGTGTAAATCTTCATGCTATTTATGCTGAAACAAATGGTGAAGCTGTAGAGCGTGACAGATTAGAGCCTAAACACTTTGAAAACTGGGTGAACTGGGCAAAAGAACACGGACTAGGACTTGATTTTAACCCAACATTATTTTCACATGAAAAATCTGCTGATGGCCTAACACTATCACATCCAGACCCAGAAATCCGTGAATTTTGGATTAATCACTGCATTGCTAGCCGAAAAATTGCTGAATACTTTGGGAAAGAATTAGGAACACCAGCTTTGACGAATGTTTGGATTCCTGATGGTTATAAAGATGTACCAAGCGATCGTCTAACACCAAGAGTTCGATTAAAAGAGTCTCTAGATAAAATTTTTGAAGTTGAAATTGATGAGCAATACAATATCGATGCTGTAGAAAGTAAATTATTTGGCATTGGTTCAGAGGCATATGTTGTTGGATCTCACGAATTTTACATGGGTTACGCATTAAAAAATAACAAGCTATGCTTATTAGATACTGGACACTATCACCCAACTGAAATGGTATCTAACAAGATCTCTTCTATGCTTTTATACAGCGATAAACTAGCATTGCATGTTTCAAGACCAGTTCGTTGGGACAGTGACCATGTTGTTACACTTGATGACGAGCTAAAAGAAATCTCACTTGAAATCGTTCGTAATGATGCATTAGACAAAGTGATGATTGGTCTTGATTTCTTCGATGCAAGCATTAACCGTGTAGCAGCATGGACGATCGGAACTCGTAATATGATTAAATCTTTACTATACGCAATGCTTGTACCAAACAATCACTTAAAACAGCTTCAAGAAGAAGGAAACTTTACGGAAAGATTAGCTTTAATGGAAGAGTTTAAAACATATCCATTTGGAGCAATTTGGGATTACTATTGTGAGCAAATGGGTGTTCCTGTAAAGGAAACTTGGTTGGAAGATGTGAAAAAGTACGAAAAGGAAGTTCTGTCGCAAAGATAA